ttttataattagttataatgtaaaatataattaaagaTTTGtacaatttaaaatgtatgCTACAGTTAGTACAGAAAAAAAGAGAGACGCGTCACTTGATAAAAAGATCGGGGAAATTTTAGTACGATGCGACACGCAACAATTTGAAATTGTGATCTAAATTATCTCTGACTTTATCCAGGACCTTTTGAAATTTTGCCTTATCCTCTTTTAATTGTTTCTTTTTAACCTTCTCAAGCTCAATATCTATTTCAGAAGCCGGTTGTGTAGGTAGTCGAGACCTGTCGGGAGTTGCGTCCTTAAGTACTTTGTACCACTTATTTAAAACTTGTATTTCACTCTTTTGGAGCCTTAAAATTGCTAGCAAAATATCTGATTTGTTTAATACAGGCTGTTTCCTTTTCTGTGTTTCCGGATTCTCGTCCAAATATTCGTCATATTCATCCAGGAAGAGGTTGGTGTCGTAGTAGGATCCGTCATCATTATGCATTTTCAGCTCCCTTTTCAGCTCCTTTTCCAGATCCTTTTCAATCTTTTTCATTAACTTCGCCTTATCAACGTCACTAAGCTTCttttttttaatcatttcTAAGTCTTCTTTTGGAACATCTTCGATTCCCGAGAGTATTGAGTGTCCCATAATAATGTACGATCTGTCGCTAAGACCAGGTGGCCCTACTCTAATTTGATCTCCTGGTGATAATTGATAGTATTTCTCGGGTATAAGTTTCATATGGTTCAGAGTTGTTCCATATTTTGAGTTTAGATCGTAAATTACAAGACTGTTACTTCTTGTGTAATGAAGTACACAGTGTTTCCTTGATACGTAGGGACTTTTATACACAAAATCACAGTCATCTGATGATCCAAGAATGTAATGAGACCTTGAACCAAGGTTAACTATTTCTAAAAGAACTCCATCTGAGATTATTTCAATAGAAATATCAAGAATCTTACGGTCTGTTGAGCTGGATGACCATCTGGGAGGTttataaatcaaatttgaCTTAAAATCATCCcctattttattataactCATTGGCAATTCATTTTCAAGAAGTCTCCACTCATCTGAGTTACCTGTAGTGTCCTTGTTCTCATGCTGATCACCCTCAGTATTAACAGAGTTAGAGCCTTCTTTGgaattacacattaaataggatgaaaatatatatttaatatattaattaaccGTCATAATCTGAATTTAATAGCGAtaactttttaatttttgatcTGAGCTCCCCCATCTTGGTTCTCAGTTGTTCATTTTCCGAGATCATTTTTTCGTAATCTTTCAGAACACATTTAGATTGTTTTTCAAGCCGATTCTTCTCAGCAACTTgattatttaattgatCATGTAAACTTGCATTTTCCTTTGTCAACAAGCTTAGTTTCTCGTTTAATGATGCGTTCCTGCTGAACAGTTCCATATATAATCCTTGattttcattattactTGTTTCAGGATCCGAAAATCCGGAAGCTGAAGTGGTTTGTCTTGAAATAAGTTTGCTGGTTCCAGGATGTCTGGAAGTATCTTCGTGCACCTTCATTCTAGAAGATTCTGAACCAGACTTAAGGGATTCTTCTGCGATTTGCTCCTGGAACACTTGAATTGTGTTCTTCATTTCAAGCTCTAGAAAGCTTTTTTCTTGTTTTGATCTTTCGAGTTCGCGTTCAAGTCTTGAGTTTtccaaaattaaattcGACAAATCCACCGACTGTCGCTGAATCAGAGAATTTAAGCTAAAGGTTTTCTTGTTTACTATTAGGTCCAGTCTCCCATCTCTTGTTAGCTCAGTTTGATTGTTTTCAAAGCAATTGTTTAGTAGCACTCTACTGTGAAACACTCTAATCATCAAGACCACAGAGTCTCTTTGACTCTTGTTATACACCCTTAGTGAGTATTTCAAACTTTGATCAAATTCAACGTAAAACTTAAGTTCATCCTCAAAATCTAAGGTTACCCTTGGGTAATCTGTTCCAAATCTGCACTTGgttctaaaattaaaagcTAAATTATCCTCTGGCTTAAGCACCAACTCCTCCTCAAGCAAATAAAGTACAAAATGTCTATAGTCTGAGCCTGCGGATACCTTTTCAGAGTTCACGTCAACCAGGTAAAGCTGATGTCTTGATGTGTTATTTATAAGTGACTCCTGTATCAACCTCTTAGATCTCACATCAATATCTATTGGACCCACTTCAGCCTCAGCTTCTTCATCAGACCCTCTTAAACTACACTTTACGGCGATTGTTGTGCCCACATCATCAGCTGTGAGCTTATACGTAGGACCAGAAACATGGTCCAAATGCCACTCATACGAGTATAGGACCCGTCTCCATGTGAAATCACACAAGGATACATCCACACCTGTTACTGAAACAGATAAAACTCCTAAATCTTGTGGAAGTAAATTCACTTCAAACCCGAATTTATAGTTTCCAGATGTTTTCACTTGAGTTTGTCTCAATGTGTTGGAGTTGGGCTCCTGAAACAGCGAACAGTTGATTTCGTTGGTTAATCTGCCACAAAACGgtgtttttaaattatcaaaatttgaAACAAGTTCATTTGTAGCCTGTTTTGCGTGAAATTTGAGTTGAGCGCCAACTTCTTGTAACGCACATGTCACATGCGTACCgagttttttaaatacaTCACTGTGTGTTTCCATTTACAttgtaattaattaaaaataatatatgatagataaaatagaagttataaaatttaaaatgtgtgttGTGGGTAGACGCTACTAGTCACTTTAATCATCGTCCAACTCGAAATCACTCTCATCGTCATCTGGAATTTCAAATTCACTTTCGTCATCGTCTTCTATAATTTTCTTTGGTTTTTTAGCTCTCCTAGGAGGTTTTGGAGGTGTGGAATCCTCATCTGAGCTTAAAATCACCTTACTTGATATTTTCCTTTTAATACTTGTTGATCGTTTACCTGAATTACTGCTTGAGGATTTTGCAGGGGTCTTTGTTGCTGGTTTTGGTATAGGTTTTCTAGTAGGTGTTTTTTCATCCTCATCTGGCTTAATTATACTAGTTAATACATCACTATTGTACTTTTTACTTAGCCTATCAAGGAGGGATGTGCTGTACTTTTCAAGTGGATTGGCCTCCTTCTCAGTGGTTTGCGATGAGAATTCCGGGTTAACTTGCGACGACTCTTCCTGATTATACTGTGTTAATTCTTCAGGGTTAACTTGAGAAAACTCCAATTGAGATAATTGgaaattatcatcaaatTGTGATGACCCGTACACTTCATCACTTTTTTCCATATCCACATCATCAAGTTCAGTGAGTTCAAATATATCCACCTGAGGAACTGAGCTGTTGAGTTTAATCCCACCAGTCGATGGACGATCACCATTCAATGATGGAGCACCATTTACTAGTGGGAcagaatttaattttgtatcACCATTTAAGGGTGGAATTCCGTTAGTTACATGGACACTTTCTGGAATTATAGGTTCTGGTTGTATTTTAACTCTTTTCTCATAGGGCCTATACTGGTTTGTCTGAATGAGTTGATCCTTCAGAACACTTAGGTCCTTCTTGTACAGTTGAATTGGGGTTGTGTTAATGAGTTCCTTGAGTAGAACCTGCTTGGAATTGTATTCGTTGTTCAGCTTATTGATATGATCAAGTGTTAAACTTAAGAGTGACATTTTAAGGAGATAGTTGAACCCTTCAATATCATTGTCTTCTTCATCCTCTTCCTCCTCTTGTTTGTAAGTGTTGAAATTAAGT
Above is a window of Theileria parva strain Muguga chromosome 2, complete sequence, whole genome shotgun sequence DNA encoding:
- a CDS encoding FHA domain protein, which produces MCNSKEGSNSVNTEGDQHENKDTTGNSDEWRLLENELPMSYNKIGDDFKSNLIYKPPRWSSSSTDRKILDISIEIISDGVLLEIVNLGSRSHYILGSSDDCDFVYKSPYVSRKHCVLHYTRSNSLVIYDLNSKYGTTLNHMKLIPEKYYQLSPGDQIRVGPPGLSDRSYIIMGHSILSGIEDVPKEDLEMIKKKKLSDVDKAKLMKKIEKDLEKELKRELKMHNDDGSYYDTNLFLDEYDEYLDENPETQKRKQPVLNKSDILLAILRLQKSEIQVLNKWYKVLKDATPDRSRLPTQPASEIDIELEKVKKKQLKEDKAKFQKVLDKVRDNLDHNFKLLRVASY